From the genome of Burkholderia cepacia ATCC 25416:
CGCGGTCGGCGCATCGGTGACCGAGGACGGCCACTACGTCGACTATACGAACAGCCTGTACGGCGTGACGCCGAATTCGCGCGACATCTATCACTACGACAAGCACCACCTCGTGCCCTTCGGCGAATTCATCCCGTGGGGCTTCCGGTGGTTCGTCGACCTGATGAAGATGCCGCTCGGCGACTTCGCGCGCGGCGCGCCGGTGCAGAAGCCGTTCCTCGTGCACAACCAGCCGGTGATGGCCGACATCTGCTATGAGGACTTGTTCGGCGAGGAAATCGCCGCGACGATCCGCGACAACCCGCAGCCGCCGGGCGTGCTCGTCAACGTGACGAACCTCGCGTGGTTCGGCGACACGATCGCGCTCGACCAGCACCTGCAGATCGCGCGGATGCGCTCGCTCGAGACGGGCCGGCCGATGCTGCGCTCGACCAACACGGGGATGACGGCCGCGATCGATGCGCGCGGCCGCGTGCTCGGCCAGCTGAAACCATTCACGATCGGCTCGCTCGACGTGCGGATCGAAGGCACGAGCGGCTTCACGCCTTACGTGACGAGCGGCAACAACATCGTGCTCGCGGTGTCGTTCGTACTGCTCGCGTTCGGCTTCACGTTCGGCCCCGGGCTGCGCCGGCGCAACGGCCGGAACAACGGCGACGCCCCGCCGCAATGATGCGGTACGCCGCCGCTGCGCAGCGCGTAGTGGCGGCCGCCGCATGCAGCGGCCCTCGAGCGCGAACCGGCCGGCCGCTCAGCCCTGCCGGGCCGACTCCGCCGACACTGCCGCCTGAACCGGTTGCGCAGAAAGGCGCCGCAGGTCGCGGCTCACCTTCTCCATCACCGGCTCCCACGCGCCGAACGCCGGCTGCCGGTACAGTGTCGCGGTCGGGTACCACGGACTGTCCGTGCGTTCGAGCAGCCAAGGCCAGTGCGGATTCACGTCGAGCAGCACCCACGTGCGCGCGCCGAGCGCGCCCGCCAGGTGCGCGACCGACGTGCACACGGTGATCACCAGATCCAGCGCGCCGATGAACGCGGCCGTATCGTCGAAGCTCGTCAGTTCCGCCGTGAAGTCCTCGATCGCGAAGCCGGCCGCGCGCGCCGCCGCGACATCCGCCTGCGCACCCGGCTGCAGCGAATGAAACGCGACGCCGTCGATCCCGCGGAACGCGTCGGCATAACGCTCGAGCCCGACGCGCCGGAACGGATTGCGCTGGTGCCCCGCGCTGCCGGTCCACACGAGCCCGACCTTCAGCCGGCTGTCGCCCGCGAGCCGCGCGCGCCACGCGTCGCGCGCGAGCGGATCGGTATGCAGGTACGGCACCGACGACGCGAGCGTCGACGCTTCCATGCCGAGCATCAGCGGCAGGCCGATCAGCGGTATTTCGTAATCGAAGGCGGGCAGCACGTCGACGCCGCCGCCCGCGCTGAACGCATCCGCATGCGCGCCGAGGCTGCGCTGCATCAGCGTGCCCACCTGCGGGAACGTGTTCCATATGAGCCGGCCGCCCTCGCGATGCACGCGCTCGGCGAGCGGCGCGACGAAGCGGCAGAACTGCAGCACGTCGCCGAGCCCCTGCTCGCCCCACACGAGCAGCGTCTTGCCGGCGAGCGGCTCGCCCTGCCAGCGCGGGCCCGGCAGCACCGGCCGGCGGCCGCGCAACTCGCCCGCGCCGTCCCAGCGCGCCTCGTGGCCGCGCCAGCCGGCCGCATGGTTGCCGCGCACGAGCTGGATGATCGCCAGGTTGAAACGGTAGGACGCGTCGTCGGGCGCCAGCTCGCACGCGCGCGCCGCGCAGCGCTCGGCATCGTCCCAGCGCTGCGCCTCCTTCATCGCCATCGCGACGTTGTTCATCGCGAGCGCGTTGTCGGGCGCGAGCTCCACGAGCCGCGCGGCGCACGCGAGCGCGCCGTCCAGGTCGTGCGTCGCGATCCGCGCGACGACGAGGTTGATCCATGCCTGCACGTCGCGCGGATCGGCGCGCACGGCCGCGTCGAGCAGCGCGATCTCCTCCGCGCGGTCGCTGCCCGACAGCCGCAGCGCGATCGCGAGGTTGTTGCGCAGCGACGGCCGCTCGGCGTCGAGCGCCAGCGCCGCGCGATACGGCGCCACGGCGTCCGCGTGACGACCCGCCATCTGCAGCGCGTAGCCGAGATTGAAGTACGCGGTCGCGCCCGGCTGCACGCGCGCCGCGCATTCGGCGAGCGCGACCGCATCGGCCGTGCGCTGCCGCGTGAGGAGCGCGCCGGTGAGCTGCGCGAGCGCATCGGCGTCGACCGCATGCAGGTGCGCGGCGGCGGCCAGCCACAGATCGTGCGCGGCGGCCTCGCCGCGCGCCTGCGCGTCGGCGGCCTGCCCGAGCAGCGCGAGGAAGGGCGGAAGCAGCGGAATGAGGATGTCGGTCGGATCGTCCATGCAGTCGGGATCGGCAAGCGGTGGCGCGGCACGCGCCGCGCGCACCGCAATACGCGCATCTTAACGCCCGTGCGAAGCCGTGCGGCACGCGCGTCGCGACCTGCCGCGCGCGGCCGCCCGGTGCGCGCCGGCCGCGCCCGCGCAGGCCGCCCGGACGGGGCCGACGGCACGCCCGCCCGCGTTCCGGCCGCATCCGCTCGCCGATCCGGTAAAATTACGCGTTTCAGCACACTAACAAGCCGCGCCGCCGCGCGAGCCGACTCTCCGGGCCCCGCCCGGAGTGCCGCCCGCAACGGAGCGCCAGCGCCACGAAGGCTCTTCAT
Proteins encoded in this window:
- a CDS encoding tetratricopeptide repeat protein; translation: MDDPTDILIPLLPPFLALLGQAADAQARGEAAAHDLWLAAAAHLHAVDADALAQLTGALLTRQRTADAVALAECAARVQPGATAYFNLGYALQMAGRHADAVAPYRAALALDAERPSLRNNLAIALRLSGSDRAEEIALLDAAVRADPRDVQAWINLVVARIATHDLDGALACAARLVELAPDNALAMNNVAMAMKEAQRWDDAERCAARACELAPDDASYRFNLAIIQLVRGNHAAGWRGHEARWDGAGELRGRRPVLPGPRWQGEPLAGKTLLVWGEQGLGDVLQFCRFVAPLAERVHREGGRLIWNTFPQVGTLMQRSLGAHADAFSAGGGVDVLPAFDYEIPLIGLPLMLGMEASTLASSVPYLHTDPLARDAWRARLAGDSRLKVGLVWTGSAGHQRNPFRRVGLERYADAFRGIDGVAFHSLQPGAQADVAAARAAGFAIEDFTAELTSFDDTAAFIGALDLVITVCTSVAHLAGALGARTWVLLDVNPHWPWLLERTDSPWYPTATLYRQPAFGAWEPVMEKVSRDLRRLSAQPVQAAVSAESARQG